AAAGTAATTTTGCAATCTGATTCTCTTCATGcagttaaaattatttaaaatttgatgttaatAAAAATAGTCTTTTTGATTctccaaacaaaaaaataaccGACTGTTATTTAAAtgctaattaatttataaaattataaaaatacggTGAAAAGTGATTttttcaaccaaaaaaaaaaactggtttttttaatagaaaaaaaaattataaatttctatttgtttattctaGTTTAGATTGCACATCCAACTGTCCAAGTAGTAATTGTTTGATGTGTTTTGATGTGGATACGTAGGGAATGAAAGGCTAATGAAAGTAACAGAGTCTGTCTCAAACCATTGTACACAAACACTCAACAGTGAAATATGTGTAGCAGATCACCAGTGCGAAGATATTTGCAAAAACCGTTTTGGAAGGCTAGCAAGTGGGTTTTGCATTAATAGCAAATGTATGTGTCAGTACCCACCTCCGTGTCACAATTTGTAGTCCTATGTTTGCAACATTTTCCCTTTGAATAAATGTTTcaataatggaaaataaaaagcttaaaatatataaataaatgatgtttctatgaatcaattttatttactttcttcttttttttttctcgttCTTAGTTACTTTTATGAGGTTAAAGAATATTATGAGTAATTATTTATACCccaaataaaaagtaactaaaaattaatatcgCTTAGAAATGTCAAAGGACAACATTTggggtgtaattgaaattgaCGTTCAGATACTTgtatttgcatatatatatatatatacggaatttttattttaataaataaataaattataataatgattgaaataaataatttaaaaaatatttactgaaataaatatttttcttatctcgtttatattataaatgaaaaaattttgtatGTATTTAGTATTTACACGGTAAACAAGATACACGAGATACATGTTATCCcgtgtgtaaacgagatatatgtatttataaataattaaatataatttttgaaaataattgaaaatattaataatttaatttagaccaaactcttaaaaatagaacatttcaaataataataaaaatagacgattttaacattttaaacaaTAAAGAAGATGAATTGTCCATTTAAAATGAAATGAGCACGTTAACACATTTACTTTAAAAGCACAGCACATAAGCACATAAATGCACTATTAAACTGTCCACCGTTAACACGGATACCTTTCTTTCAATTGAACACAGATTGTTTCTTATTCATTAATgggaatatttaaattatattttaaacttttatgTACTTCCTATTATGTGAAACGttctatttttaagaattttgtccaatttaaattattaatattttttattatttttaaaaattatatatatatatatatatcgtttacgatgcaaacaaaataaataatatatatctcgtttatattgtaaacgagatatataaaaattaaaaaaattacacatATCTCATTTATACAATAAACGAGATACGTGCAAAATTATCTATCGTTTAccgtgtaaacgaaataagaaaggagtatttattttagtaaatattttttaaattatttatttcagtaattattataatttatttatttattaaaataaaaaatcctatatATACgtcaaaaaaatgtgaaaaaaataaaagaaaaccgAAGTCATTAATGAAACTAAATGGAGGAagatttaaccaaaaaataaaataagaaataaaaatcaaTCACACTTCCACTTCTAAATTTCCATAAACAATAGTATAAAGTAAGTATAAACAAAAGCAAACAGTGTGGACAAATATATTACTAGTATATTTAAGAATTGTGAGACACACTTAGAAAACTCCACACCAGCAACTGTTATATTGCTTTGAATCCACTCAACAAAATTGCTCAATTTTTATATGGTGTATTAACTTCTACCTAAATCCTACTACCTGGAAGGCGAAAACTTGAAGCTGCTTCTGCCTACCTTGTCTTTTTGGCTTTAGccaacttcttctttcttttcttgacaGCCTTGGGGATTTTATTTTTCCgcgcttctctcttctcttccttcACCTTCTTCTTATTCTCTTTTCTAGCCGCTTTCCTGTCTGCAGGCGTCTGTGTATCGCTTTCAGAATATGAATCCACTTCGGAATCactttcatcattttcatcctcGTCGGACTCTGAGTCACCATCTGCCTTTGAAAGGCCAGATTTATCATCAGAGTTGATATGTGAAACCTCTGTAGGATTTGATTTCACATGCTGCTTGTCATTTTGCGACGAAGGTTGTGATATTGATAATGCGTGTTTAAGTCCAGTGATGGTCTGATAGTATAAATCGCCGGTGTCCTTCCCACTTGTTATGCGTTGCACATCATCCTCGGCATTCTTAACATCATCTAGCGTCTTAGGAATGTAAGTCTGTACAGAGAATTCAGGAAATTGAAAATgtaaaaaagaacaaaagaacaccGTGCTGACCAGACTATAAACACGGTTGATTCAAAGACCAAATCTGAACCCCATTtcaattattcaaaataaaaagcaaaacaAGTGAATCAAACTCATATCTATAGATTGACTTAAATATCATACTAATTAAGAAAAGGATCAAGTAAGAAGCTGACATAACAAATCAGTTTACCTGCATAAATACCGAGTCTGCAATCTCATCCTCTACAGATACATCTCCTCTTGCTGAGATTTTTTGTTGCATCTAGAATTTTTTGAgaagcataaaaaaattatttcttgaaGTTGTTCAGAAAATGCAGAGAAATAACtaataagaaaacaaaaagacaAATACCTCTTCCAAATAACCATCCACAGCATCATCAGCAATAGTTGGATCAACAATAAAATCGAACAGTTCTCTTATCGTCATGACAGCCACACCATGCTTTTTAAAGAAGTCCTGCAAACCAACATGACAAAAACTACTTAATCACACCTTTACCTCATTATCCCCATTACAGAGATATAAAAAACAGAACAAGAAATCAATCATTTATTGCTACAAGTGCTTACTGATATATGAATACAATCTTCACGCAAGAAATCGAGGGCATGAGGATGGTCAGGATCAACAGCTTGAGAAACATCAATAATATACAAGTGACCCTAACAAATAGAGAACAACCATATTAGCTATTGACAGAGGCATTTAATCAATGAAATATAAACAGGTGAAGAGGAGATCACCTCAAAATAAAGTATATTATATTCGCTGAGGTCACCATGAACCAATTTGCACTTTTGATACAATGTCCGCATTGCAATAATCATCTGTAAAACAAATCCTCgtataatttcaaattaaaacctTGGTAGCACAGAAGAGCCTAATGCCCTtagaatactaaaaaaaaatgtGCAACAGTATTTCCATTAAGTATCCCTAAAATAATACTCAAAACTGTCGACTCACTGACTCTATTATTGACTTCACACCAAAGCATCTTTAAGGTATAATCTTTAAGAATTGAGATATCAGCTAAAAGGCCAAGTTCTAAATTATATCATGCAAGCATCACAATATACTATTGTAGTAATTTGACACACCTCAAGATAGCCTTCACGTAACTTGTCTAAAGATAAGTTTGCATCTTTAAGACGAGGGGCAGCCCAACCAGCCTTTCCtgtgaaaaatgaaaaaataaactcAGAAATTCAATTGAAATTGTACTTATGTTTCTTATGAATGATCAATATTGGGGGCAATTACAATCAATTCCAACTTCGATATATGTGACAAAAATTAGTGAACAACTGCCTcgctttcttttcttccttttctctcttttcttataCCAGATAATGAACAGCAGATGGATGAAAGCACTGTATCAAATATGTGCACAGAATTACATTGATCACAGTATGGGGACGTTTTGTGAATGTGGAGAATAAAAGCAGTACCTATAAATTCCATAACCAAAACATGCAGCCTCAGAAGAAGAGGTGTAGGGCACCTAAGTCCTGCTGCCTTTAGCCTGCAATTCAATTTGGGCAGAGATGAGAGAAGGAAATAATTAAGGTTAGGTATGCATGGATCCAAACTATCTGATACAGATTTactggaaaaataaaagaaaaggtaaAGTAAAAGCTTTAAAAAATTGAAGCACATGGGACTGGCCCTCTAAGGCTCTAACACACATAAAGATTTACTAGGTTCATTTCAGTTTATTCTATCAGACATACATCAAATCCATAAGAGATCTTTGAACTGTAACAAATTATTATTACTCTAGTACCTGGTTAAGTAACTGCCATAAACCCAAATAATTttaaactgttttttttttttttattttgatagaaAAAACAAGATGAATGTTCGTAGCACTTCATGCATAGTGTAAAGGTAAAAGGATTAATGACAAAAAAACCTGTAAAGAACATTTGACTGAGAAACATGTGTACAGTTTACCTTCTTTTCCAATTATTTTGATTAtccaatttaattttttacatgaatTTTTCATAGCACTTCTTTTAGTAAAGTTCATAACCAACCCAACAGGGAAACAAACAGGGGGGAGAAAAGGAAGCAAACCTCATAAGATTCCTCATTTCTTTCTCTGCCCATGTTTTTACCATTTTCCTGGGATTATGCCTGCAGTATCCATTTCTAAAACGGTAGTCTCCTTGCACATATCTATCTCTATCCCTGATATCATTCAGAGAATAAAGTTcagtttatataattaataaaaatgcaaCTTTGAACGATGTAACACTCGTTATACTTACTTAAAAACCAGAATGGATGTTTTGTATACTTTAATTGCAAGTTCTTGACCATCAGATTTGGTTGCATGATAAACATTTGCCTTTAGAACAAATAAAAAGGAAGAAACGAACTCAATATGACATATAACTAATTGTCAAAACAGAATAGTCTGAGACATCATCTTGGAACCTAAACCATGATGTTCAGAAACaggaaaacacaaaataaaagttTCTGGTGCACCACATACTTCCTTTCCAGTTGAAATGCATCCATTGATATCATGAAACACACCTCGGTTAAGCATTTTGAACAAAACCATGCGCGTTCTAGGATCAATTGCCTAGGAAAACCAGAGTTAGTTACACAGTAATTATATTTGGCTAATAGACAAGTTTAAGAGTGATTAGGGTAGTATCACCTGCTCAACAGTGGCGCGGTCTGCCTTATCAGTAGTTTTAGTTTTACCAATGGCCATCTCTCGAACACTACCACGAATTGCCGTACTCACAGAGTTAGACATCCCAACATTCATCCTCCCTTCCCACTCCTGCACCACCAAATCTAAATTTTGAGTCATTAATCCAATTATATATGTGAAAACCTAAATTTTAGGGTTTACCTCTAAGGGAGACGCACGAATGTGGTGCGTGAACTTCTGGTTGCGGTTAGAGAGAGGCTGGAGGGTGGAGGAGTTGACGGCCGCGTGGTGGTGGCCGCCATGGGCGTTGGGGCGGCGAgaattgagagagaaggaagCGTCGACGACGTCGTCATCGTCCTTGGAGTCAAGCCAGTCAAGGGCGTCACCGATCTCGGAATCCGAAGAAAACGAttcctcttcttcatcatcatcatcatcaacctcATCTACTACTACTACTTGTTCTTCTGGTTCTCTTTCTTGGTGTCGCTGGTTCTCCATTGAATTGAAGTGAAGTTGTTTGCTTTACAGAGCGTTTGGATGGACCTAACTGCCAAACTGAAAGGAATGCGGCGGGAACGAGGCCTCAGAGGTAAGACCCCATATAAACCTATAAATATTTCTGcacaaattaacaaattaaaattgaaatttgaaatttgaaaattgaaaatatatatttaattatgaaaatttaattttgatatattatgttAATATGCCGTCTAATTAGGTAACGTTGTGTCAGAAAAATAACTGCATTTATATTTATCACATGAATAATTATTTAAGAAATCAAATATAATTagacaattatataaaatatctttACATTGTGagtgtattaaaaaaaaataaaaaaattataaagtaattataataaatttattttgaatactTTTGACACATAAAAGAAGTAAATTATTCTCTCTATATTATTGCATAATAAATTTATCTTAAATACTTTAACACGTAAAATgggataaaaaatttaatatgcaTCCAAAATTAGTATTTCTTATTAAAATGAGTCCATTAGATGAAATatcagatttttttattttaataaataaaataattataataattgttgaaataaataatttaaaatatatttaccaaaataaatattactctcttatctcgtttacactgtaaaaaatataattttgtacgTATcccgtttacactgtaaatgagatatgaCACGTCAACCTGATATGTGTATATCATATTTACAAGAATAAATGCCCTTTCTAGTCCCTAATAATTTGCCCGATGGACTTTCCACCCCCTAAGAAATCTAAATACCCAAATCGATCTCTATCTATTATGATTTTAGTACGTTCCAGTCCCTGCAACCGGATCCGAGCAGGTCACTGGCTGATGTGTCAGTAACTTGTCCACGTGGGTTTCTCTCCTTCATAATTGGGACAAATCGCCCCCTGTACCTTTGTTGAAACGTTGCGTTTCATTATGAGCGTTATCTCCTGGGTATTCATAGTTATTTAggattttttctttattcttcattGTCTTCATTGTGTGTAGAGTGAAGATAAAGGGTTTTCTCCTGAAGAACAATATGGCTATGAAAGTCAGAGACTCTTCTTCACGAACCGTGGAGGAAAGCAATGAAGCTGGGAAGAATTTGTGCTGGAGTCCAACTCTGGGTTCCACTGGGAGTATAGGAGAAAAGGCAAATCAAGGCAAGAAAAGATTTGTAGCACCCAGATGTCATTGTGGCACATATGCAATATTGTTTCATTCTAGCACTGCAGAAAATCCGAACAGACTCTTTTTTTTGTTGCTCTTATTTTAAGGTAATcatttttcaattttagttttgttTCAAAATTCCTTACCATTACCATGGAGTGTTATTTGTTGCATATCGCAGCTCCACATTGCAAATACTTTGCTTGGCTTGATGAATATGTTGAGTCATATTCACATAAAACTTATGTCAATCagaatggtgtggttgaaagttTGAAGACGATGGAAGAAAGATTGGAGGCACTGGAAGTAATGATGGCAAAGCAGAAAATTGAAAAAACATTTGGAGGCAACACTAAATGCAGAAAATTAACCATTTTTTAATTGGAATTGCAGTTACACTTATATTTCATCAATTTGCAGTGGCTTAATTGAGAAAAATGTGATTTTGATTTAGTGTGTAAAGTTATGTAAATAGAAGACAACTACTTAAtgtattattgttgaaattcATAGCTTGTATGAAGACAACAACTGATGTTATGATTATTTACTCTAATTCAGTgatacttaatttattttatttcatgtaGTTATTAGACTTTAAAATAGTGTATTGAGATATTATCATATTGTATTATTATGAATTTTTGAAACACATGTCTATGAAGATAACAAtgtaaataaatattcaaatctCAGAGAAATTTGAAATTGCACTCTAATTTCTGAAAGTTTCATAAAAGTTGAAACCAACATATAAAGTGATTAAGTGATTCACAAACCAAAGCATGAGTATTTTACAAAAAGTTCACTCCAAAATATGACCTGCTCCAGAGTTTCACTCAGAAGACCATGTGTGTTTTTTCAACTTGATGctaaaacaaaaaccaaaaaaaaattgactGTATCTCTAAATCAACCTTGAGTATTATGTAGACTTCAAATCAGAACCTAATAATAACATCAACACTATAACCAAAATAACTAA
The sequence above is drawn from the Arachis hypogaea cultivar Tifrunner chromosome 4, arahy.Tifrunner.gnm2.J5K5, whole genome shotgun sequence genome and encodes:
- the LOC112797424 gene encoding uncharacterized protein; the encoded protein is MENQRHQEREPEEQVVVVDEVDDDDDEEEESFSSDSEIGDALDWLDSKDDDDVVDASFSLNSRRPNAHGGHHHAAVNSSTLQPLSNRNQKFTHHIRASPLEEWEGRMNVGMSNSVSTAIRGSVREMAIGKTKTTDKADRATVEQAIDPRTRMVLFKMLNRGVFHDINGCISTGKEANVYHATKSDGQELAIKVYKTSILVFKDRDRYVQGDYRFRNGYCRHNPRKMVKTWAEKEMRNLMRLKAAGLRCPTPLLLRLHVLVMEFIGKAGWAAPRLKDANLSLDKLREGYLEMIIAMRTLYQKCKLVHGDLSEYNILYFEGHLYIIDVSQAVDPDHPHALDFLREDCIHISDFFKKHGVAVMTIRELFDFIVDPTIADDAVDGYLEEMQQKISARGDVSVEDEIADSVFMQTYIPKTLDDVKNAEDDVQRITSGKDTGDLYYQTITGLKHALSISQPSSQNDKQHVKSNPTEVSHINSDDKSGLSKADGDSESDEDENDESDSEVDSYSESDTQTPADRKAARKENKKKVKEEKREARKNKIPKAVKKRKKKLAKAKKTR